The Deltaproteobacteria bacterium genome window below encodes:
- a CDS encoding acyl-CoA thioesterase has product MQADANPVEPPPGLHVLPVAVGWGHCDPAGIVYFPRFFEMFHAAMETWFDTRLAMPYAEVIGVRKLGFPSVHTEADFRRPTRFGETVDVELRVVRVGTSSIEFSYVIRGRVGTDDVRATGKTVCVVMDLDPARDSYRRSVPLPPDLRDRIAGFGVG; this is encoded by the coding sequence ATGCAAGCAGACGCGAACCCGGTCGAACCACCGCCAGGACTCCACGTGCTGCCGGTGGCGGTGGGGTGGGGCCACTGCGACCCCGCGGGCATCGTCTACTTCCCGCGCTTCTTCGAGATGTTCCACGCCGCCATGGAGACGTGGTTCGACACCCGGCTCGCGATGCCCTACGCGGAGGTCATCGGCGTGCGCAAGCTGGGCTTCCCAAGCGTGCACACCGAGGCCGACTTCCGTCGGCCCACGCGCTTCGGCGAGACCGTCGACGTCGAGCTGCGGGTGGTCCGGGTCGGGACCTCGTCGATCGAGTTTTCCTACGTCATACGCGGCCGCGTCGGCACCGACGACGTGCGCGCGACCGGCAAGACCGTGTGCGTGGTGATGGACCTCGACCCGGCCCGCGACAGCTACCGCCGCAGCGTGCCGTTGCCGCCCGACCTGCGCGACCGCATCGCCGGGTTCGGCGTCGGCTGA
- a CDS encoding enoyl-CoA hydratase/isomerase family protein, whose amino-acid sequence MALVEYESLEGIARLTLQAGRANCYSYEMMQELDAAILRARFDAAVHAIVIRGAGERFFCAGADITVLQGADPYFKYNFCLHANETLQRLEHTPKLVIAAIDGHCVGGGLEVALACDLRVARRGSGTCGLPEVKLGVLPGTGGTQRLVRTLGRAKAIELMATGETFDFERAHGLGLVNQLWDDPDHDSFHAHVLQWARDFIPPRAASRAVGFIKRACISGAEASLSEGLALERELQQRLFEGDDAAEGLAAYVEKRPPVFTGG is encoded by the coding sequence ATGGCACTGGTCGAGTACGAGTCCCTCGAAGGCATCGCGCGACTGACCCTGCAGGCGGGACGCGCCAACTGCTACTCCTACGAGATGATGCAGGAGCTCGACGCGGCGATCCTGCGGGCGCGTTTCGACGCTGCCGTCCATGCCATCGTGATCCGCGGCGCCGGCGAACGCTTCTTCTGCGCCGGCGCGGACATCACCGTGCTGCAGGGCGCGGACCCCTACTTCAAGTACAACTTCTGCCTCCACGCCAACGAGACCCTGCAGCGGCTCGAGCACACGCCCAAGCTGGTGATCGCGGCGATCGACGGCCACTGCGTGGGCGGCGGCCTCGAGGTCGCGCTCGCGTGCGACCTACGGGTCGCGCGACGCGGCTCGGGCACCTGCGGCCTGCCCGAGGTCAAGCTCGGGGTCCTGCCCGGCACCGGCGGCACCCAGCGGCTGGTGCGAACGCTCGGCCGCGCGAAGGCGATCGAGCTGATGGCGACCGGCGAGACCTTCGACTTCGAGCGCGCCCACGGGCTCGGGCTCGTCAACCAGCTGTGGGACGACCCTGATCACGACAGCTTCCACGCCCACGTGCTGCAGTGGGCACGCGATTTCATCCCTCCCCGTGCGGCCTCGCGAGCGGTCGGATTCATCAAGCGCGCGTGCATCAGCGGCGCCGAGGCGAGCCTGTCCGAGGGGCTCGCGCTCGAGCGCGAGCTGCAGCAGCGGCTGTTCGAGGGTGACGACGCGGCCGAGGGCCTGGCGGCCTACGTCGAGAAGCGCCCGCCGGTGTTCACCGGCGGTTAG